GCTCGGTCAGGGAAGGAGCGGACGATGAGCGAGCTGGAAAACCGGAAGGCGGCCAGGGAGGCGCGGGTGACGGCGGCGTCCCGCACGGACCGGCACAGCACCGCGGAACTGGCCGAATCGGCGATGCGGAGGTACTTCGCCGAGGAGGCATACCGTGAACGGGACGACCGGGAGCGGCACGCGCGCGAACACCAAGATGTATAACGCCCTATACGGCCAGGCTTTGAAGGCGTTCAACACCTGTCCCGCAGGTCCCTGCCCTTCCGCAACTTCGTGGCAAGGACGGCCGCCTGCGTCCGCCGTTCCAGGCCGAGCTTGGTAAGCAGGCGGGACACGTAGTTCTTCACGGTCTTCTCCGCCAGGAACATCCGCTCGGCGATCTGGCGGTTGGTGAGGCCCTCGCCGATGAGGTCGAGCAGGTCTCGCTCGCGTTCGCTCAACGCGGCCAGCGGCCCGGTCTCGACCGCGTCGGCGCGCAGCTTCGCCATCAGCGTGGCCGCCGCGCGGGTGTCCAGCAGCGACCGGCCCGTCCCGATCTCGCGCACGGCGGAGACGAGCTGCAGCCCCTGGATGTCCTTGATGACGTACCCGCCCGCCCCGGCGAGGATGGCGTTGAGCATGGCCTCCTCGTCGGTGTAGGAGGTCAGGATCAGCACGTTCAGCTCGGGCAGGCGGGAGCGCAGCTCGCGGCACAGCTCGATGCCGTTGCCGTCGGGCAGGCGCACGTCCAGCACCGCGACGTCCGGCCGCAGCGCGAGAACGCGGGTCAGCGCCTGCGCGGCGGTCGACGCCTCACCGACCACCGTCAGGGCGGGATCGGCTTCGAGCAGGTCCGCGACGCCGCGCCGCACGACCTCGTGGTCGTCGACGAGGAACACCTTGATCACGCCGCCACCCCTTCCCGGACGGGACCCTCCCAGGCTACGGGCGGCCGGGCGTGCGCGACCGGGCCTTGGTCCCGAAAGCCGGGGACCGAGGTCACCGGTCCGGATCGTTCGGTCAGCCCAGCGGCGCCGACCAGGTCAGCCGGGTGCCTCCGGTTTCCAGCGCGGTCACCGTGCACTCGCCGCCTGCCTGGTGGGCGCGCTGGGCGAGGTTGTGCAGCCCGCTGCGGGCCACCGTGCCCGGGATGCCGCCGCCGTTGTCGAGTACTTCGATGACCAGGTCGTCGTCGACCGAGACGGTGATCGTCAGCGTGGTCGCGCGGGCGTGGCGGACCGCGTTGGACAGGGCCTCCCGCAGTACCGCTTCGGCATGCTCGGACAGGTCGCCGCCGACGACGCCGATCGGGCCGGACATGCGGACGGTGGTGCGCAGGCCGGTGTCGCCGGTGACCTCGGCGATGATTTCGTTGAGCCGCTTCCGCAGTTGCGTGGTGCCCTGCAGCCCGCCGTGCAGGTCGAAGATCGCGGTGCGGATCTCGGCGACGATGCTCTGCACGTCGTCGATCATGTCCGCCAGGCGCCGCTGGATCTCCGGATTGCGGCTGCGCATGTGGGTGCTCTGCAGCGCCAGGCCGTGGGCGAAGAGCCGCTGAATGACGTGGTCGTGCAGGTCGCGGGCGATGCGGTCGCGGTCGGAGACCACTTTCAGCTCGCTGATCGAGCGCTGGTCCTCTGCCAGCTGCAACGCCAGCGCGGCCTGGTCGGCGAACGCCGCGGCCAGGGGCAGCTGGGTGCTGTCGAACGGGTCCTGCCCGGTCCTGCGCAGCGTCACCAGCACCCCGGAGACGTCATCCCCGGACGCGCGCAGCGGGAGGACCAGCGCGGCGCCGAACTCGGACGACAGGTCGTAGGCCAGGTTCTCGACGAGCCGTGGCTGCGCGTCGGCGTAGGCGGCGCCGCAGCTGGAGCCCTCGACGGGGATTCCGCGGCCGATGAGCGGGTCGGCGTCGAGCCCGGCGCACACCGTGATGGTCAGGTGGGTGACGTCGGCGGGGGCGAGGTCCGGGTCGTCGGGCTGGGCGATGAAGGCGTAGTCGGCTCCGGCGAGGGCGAGCGCGCGGTTGGCGATCAGGTAGAGGACGTCGGTGGGGTCGGCGGCGGCGAGCAGTTCGGCGCGGATCTCGCTGGTGGCCTCCTGCCACTGCTGGCGGAGCTGGGCCTCTTCGTAGAGGCGGGCGTTTTCCACCGCGATACCGGCGGCCGCGGCCAGTGCCTGCACGACCACCTCGTCGTCTTCGGTGAAGGGCTGCCCGCCTTTCTTCTCGGTGAGGTACAGATTTCCGAATACCTCGTTGCGCACCCGGACCGGAACTCCGAGAAATGAGCGCATCGGGGGATGGTGTTCGGGAAATCCGGACGAGGCCATGTGCCGGGAAAGATCGTCGAGGCGAATCGGTTTCGGTTGCTGGATGAGCAGTCCGAGCAGTCCGTGTCCGGTGGGCAGTCTGCCGATGGCGCGGCGCGCCTGCTCGTCGATGCCTTCGTAGACGAACGACGAGAGCCCTTCGCGGTCCTGGTTGAGCACGCCGAGTGCGCCGTAGCGGCAGTCGACCAGGTTGATCGCGGCGTGCACGACGCGGCGCAGTGTCGCGTCCAGTTCGAGGCCGCCGGCGACGGCGAGCATCGCTTCGAGCAGTCCGTCCATCTGGTCGCGGGACTGGACCAATTGTTCGATGCGGTCCTGCACCTCGCGCAACAGTTCCCGCAATCGGAGCTGGGACAGCGTTTTCCGCAACCCCGTGACGGGATCGACGGAGTCGGAATCGCTGTTTCCCGGCATTCAGTCAGAGTGGCATGTCACCTGCCCGAACACCAGTGAAAAGCCCGTGCGCCGTGGGGCGATTTTCACCGCGGATAGGGCACAAAGGCCCCGTGCCCGGTGACGGCGTGCCCTCGTGTGGGGGAAGGCGCGGGAGAACAGTGGAGCGATCCCGGACCCGTCGTGGCAGGGGGCGCCCGATGTCTTTCGCGAGCCAGGACCCGGTGGGGGCCGCGCTCGGTGCCGCGATCCGCGCGCCGTCACCGCACAACACCCAGCCGTGGCGGTTCGAGGTGGACGGTGACCGGATCGAGGTGTTTCTCGATCAGGACCGCGTGCTGAAGGTGGCCGATCCCGAGGGCCGGGAGGCGCGGTTGGCGTGTGGCGCGGCGCTGTTGAACATGCGTCTCGCCGTGCGGGCGGTGGGCCGGACGCCGGTGGTGGGGCTGGTGCCGCGGGCGAACGAGCCTGCGCATCTGGCGACGGTGCGGGTGCGGGGCCGACGGAGGCCGAACCCCGACGACGTGGCGATGGCGCGGGCGATCGTCTACCGGCGGAGCAACCGGCGCGCGTTCACGGCCCGTGAGGTGCCGGTGTGGGTGCTGGAGGCGCTCGTGCGGGCGGCCGCGGAGGAGGGTGGTGCCCTGGTGCCCTTGACCGGCGGTGCGCGGCTGGCGGAGTTCGGGGGGTTACTGCGGGAGGCGGAGCGGGTGCAGCGCGACGATCCCGCGTACCAGGAGGAGCTGGCGCGGTGGACGGCGCTGGAGGGGGCACGGAAGGACGGGCTGCCTGCCGCGGCGGCGGTGATGGGGCCGGAGTGGCCGTTCGATCGCCGTCCGCTGGTGGCGGTGCTGTTGTCGGACACCGACGGCAGGGCGGCGCAGGTGCGGGCGGGTCAGGCGTTGCAGCGGGTGCTGTTGCGGGCGACGACGGCCGGGGTGAGCGTGTCGTTTCTCGCGCAGCCGGTGGAGGTGCCCGCGTTACGGGGCGAGGTGGCGCGGCTGGTCGCGGCGCCGGGGTGTCCGCAGGTGGTGCTGCGGTTCGGGTACGGGTTCGCGGCACCGGCGACGCGGCGGCGGCCGGTGGCGGCGGTGACGCATTACACCGGCGGTGGTTAGGCAGGGCCGCGGTGGGGCATCTGTGCGGCATGGCCCGCGAAGACTCCCTTCCGACGTTGCGCAGCCTCGCGGATCTGGCGCAGCTGCTGATTCCCGGCGCGGTCGTCTATGTGCGGTACTCACCGGGCCCGGAGTCCGACGTGGGGCATCCGAGCACCGATCACGAGAGCGGGCTGCGGATGCCGGGGGTGTCGGTGAACCCGCTGAACCCACCGGGCTGGTGGTCGCTGCCGGTGGAGGACTGGCTGGCGCGCCGGATCTGCCAGTACCTGCACCAGCAGCGGGAGGGGGCGCGCCCGTGGGTGCTGGGCGGGACGGAGGTGGATTTCGGGCCGGACAACGAGCCGTTGCTGGTGGATGTCGAGCCGATCGCGTGGATCGCGGACGAGCTGGTGACCGAGGCCCGCGAGCGCTACCACTCCCGGCTGGACGCGGGGGCTTCGACGCACGAGGATTGATCTCGCGGGTTTGCCCGCCGCGGTGGCGGGGAAAGCGGGCGGCAGGAGGTGGCGATGGGCGTGGGCGACTGGGTGCGGTCGTGGCCGGTGCTGCGGCAGTTGAGCGGTGCCGACCCGCTGGGCCGGGGCAGTGCGGCGCAGTCCGCGCGGTCGAAGTCCCTGGAGCCCCGCACCGCCTCGGCGGACCGGGTGGTGCATTCGGTGTGCCCGTACTGCGCGGTCGGGTGTTCGCAGAAGGTGTTCGTGAAGGACGAGCAGGTCGTCCAGATCGAGGGCAACCCGGATTCGCCGATCTCGCGGGGGCGGTTGTGCCCGAAGGGGTCGGCGAGCAAGCAGCTGGTGACCGGGCCGCAGCGGCAGGAGAAGGTGCTCTACCGCGCCCCGTACGGCACGCAGTGGCAGGAGCTGGACCTGTCGGCGGCGATGGACATGGTCGCCGACCGGGTGCTGGACGCGCGGCGCAGGGGCTGGCAGGACACCGACGAGCACGGTCATCCGCTGCGCCGGACCATGGGGCTGGCGAGCCTGGGCGGGGCGACGCTGGACAACGAAGAGAACTACCTGATCAAGAAGCTGTTCACGGCGATGGGTGCGATCCAGATCGAGAACCAGGCCCGTATTTGACACTCCGCCACGGTTCCCGGTCTGGGAGCCTCCTTCGGTCGCGGTGGCGCGACGGACTACCAGCAGGACCTGATCAACGCCGACTGCGTGATCATCATGGGCTCGAACATGGCCGAGGCCCATCCGGTGGGTTTCCAGTGGGTCGTGGAAGCCAAGGCGCGGGGCGCCAAGGTGTTCCACATCGATCCGCGGTTCACGCGGACGAGCGCGATGGCCGACCGGCACGTGCCGTTGCGGGCGGGGACGGACATCGCGTTCCTGGGCGGGGTGATCAACCACATCCTGTCCAACGGGCTGGAGTTCCGGGAGTACGTGCAGGCTTACACGAACGCGCCGTTCCTGGTGCGGGAGGATTTCGCCGACACCGAGGACCTGGACGGGTTGTTCAGCGGGTACGACCCGGAGTCGGCGTCCTACGATCCGGGGAGCTGGCACTACGAGAGCGTGCCGCCGCGGGAGGGCCGGGGCGAGCGGGCGAAGGAGCAGTCGGCGCCGGACCAGCACGGCTCGGGTGGGCCGCCGCTGGAGGGCGGGGCCGACGAGATCGCCGCTGATCCGTCGCTGGAGCATCCGCGGTGCGTGTTCCAGATCCTCAAGCGGCATTTCGCGCGGTACACGCCGGAGATGGTGGAGCGGGTGTGTGGTGTGCCGCGGGAGCTGTTCGACGAGGTGTGCCGGGCGTGGACGGCGAACTCTGGGCGGGAGCGGACGGCGGCGCTGGTGTACAGCGTGGGGTGGACGCAGCATTCGATGGGTGCCCAGTACATCCGGGCCGGGTCGATCATCCAGTTGCTGCTGGGCAACATCGGCCGTCCGGGTGGCGGGGTGTTCGCGTTGCGGGGGCACGCCTCGATCCAGGGGTCGACGGACATCCCGACGTTGTTCAACCTGCTGCCCGGGTACCTGCCGATGGCGGACACCTCGCACGAGGGCATCGGCGGCTATCTGGACCTGGTGCGGGGTGACCGGCAGAAGGGGTTCTGGCGCAACGCCGACGCCTATCTGGTGTCGCTGCTCAAGGAGTACTGGGGCGAGCACGCCACGGCCGAGAACGACTGGTGTTTCGACTACCTGCCGCGGATCAACGGCGATCACGGCACCTACCGCACGGTCATGGACATGATCGACGGGAAGGTGTTCGGGTACTTCCTGCTGGGGCAGAACCCGGCGGTGGGGTCGGCGAACGGGCGGTTGCAGCGGCTGGGGATGGCGAACCTGGACTGGCTGGTGGTGCGCGACCTGGCGATGATCGAGAGCGCGACGTTCTGGAAGGACTCGCCGGAGATCGAGACCGGGGAGATCGCGCCGGAGCGGTGCCGCACGGAGGTGTTCTTCTTCCCGGCGGCCTCGCACGTGGAGAAGTCGGGCACGTTCACGCAGACGCAGCGGATGTTGCAGTGGCGGGACAAGGCGGTGGAGCCCAAGGGGGACCAGCGCAGCGAGCTGTGGTTCTTCTACCACCTGGGCCGGATCCTGAAGGAGAAGCTGGCCGGTTCGGCCGATGAGCGGGATCGTCCGCTGCTGGACCTGTGGTGGGACTACCGGATGGAGCACGGTGACGAGCCCTCGGGTGCGGACGTGCTGCGCCGGATCAGCGGGGTGGACCTGGGCGAGGACCGGGCGCTGAACGGGTACCTGGAGCTCAAGGCCGATGGCAGCACGGCGTGCGGGTGCTGGATCTACAGCGGGGTGTACGCCGATGAGGTGAACCAGGCGGCGCGCCGCAAGCCGCACGACGAGCAGGGGCCGTATGAGTCGGAGTGGGGCTGGACGTGGCCGCTGAACCGGCGGGTGCTCTACAACCGGGCCTCGGCCGATCCGTGGGGGCGGCCGTGGAGTGAGCGCAAGAAGCTGGTGTGGTGGGACGCGGAGAAGGGTGAGTGGACCGGGTACGACGTGCCGGACTTCGAGAAGAACAAACCGCCGGACTTCGTGCCGGAGCCGGGCGCGGTCGGGCCGGACGCGTTGCACGGCGACGACCCGTTCATCATGCAGGCGGACGGCAAGGGCTGGCTGTTCGCGCCGAACGGGGTGCTGGACGGGCCGTTGCCGACGCACTACGAGCCGCACGAGTCGCCGGTGCGCAACGCCCTGTACGGGCAGCAGGGCAATCCGGCGCGCAAGGTGTACGCGCGGGTGGACAACCCGTCGAACCCGTCGCCGCCGGAGGCGCACGGTGAGGTGTTCCCGTTCGTGTTCACCGCGTCGCGGCTGACCGAGCACCACACGGCGGGCGGGATGAGCCGTCAGCTGCCGTATCTGGCGGAGTTGCAGCCGGCGTTGTTCGTGGAGGTGTCGCCGGAGCTGGCGGCCGAGCGGGATCTGGTGCACCTGGACTGGGCGCATGTGGTGACGAGCCGGTCGGCGGTGGACGCGCGGGTGTTCGTGACCGAGCGGATGCGGCCGCTGCGGATCTCCGACCGGGTGGTGCACCAGGTGTGGATGCCTTATCACTGGGGGCACACCGGGCTGGTGGACGGTGACGTGGTCAACGATCTGCTCGGGGTGGTGGCCGATCCGAACGTGTTCATCCAGGAGAGCAAGGTGGCGACCTGCGATGTGCGACCGGGGCGGCGGCCGCGTGGCCCGGCGCTGCTGGCTTACCTGGAGGAGTACCGGGGGCGAGCGGGGATCACGGTGGAGACCGGGACGCGGATCGACACGGCCGACGGTGCGGAGGAGCGGTGATGGCGAACAGCTTCTACGGTCCGCTCGACGATCCCGCCGGTGAGGCGGGTTACCGGGAGCATCCACCGCGGGTGGGGTTTTTCACCGACACGTCGGTGTGCATCGGGTGCAAGGCGTGCGAGGTGGCGTGCAAGGAGTGGAACGGGGTTCCCGACGACGGGTTCGATCTGCTGGGGATGTCGTTCGACAACACCGGTGAGCTGGGCGCGAACTCGTGGCGGCACGTGGCGTTCGTGGAGCAGGAGCGGCCGGGGGCGGACTCGCCGGAGCCGGTGGATCTGGGGCTGCCCGCGTTCGACCTGCCCGGCGCGGACGGGGACGCGGGGACGCGCACCGATTTCCGGTGGTTGATGAGTTCGGACGTGTGCAAGCACTGCACGCACGCCGGATGCCTGGACGTGTGTCCGACGGGGGCGTTGTTCCGCACCGAGTTCGGGTCGGTGGTGGTGCAGCCGGACATCTGCAACGGGTGCGGCTACTGCGTGTCCGGCTGCCCGTACGGGGTGATCCAGCGGCGCGAGGACGACGGCCGCGCCTGGAAGTGCACGCTGTGTTACGACCGGCTGCGGGACGGGCAGGAGCCGGCGTGCGCGAAGGCGTGCCCGACCGACTCGATCCAGTTCGGGCCGCTGGACGAGCTGCGGGACAGGGCGGCGCGGCGGGTGGACGCCCTGCACGGGGCGGGCGTGACCGAGGCGCGGCTCTACGGTGAGAACCCTGATGACGGGGTGGGCGGTGACGGGGCGTTCTTCCTGTTGCTGGACGAGCCCGAGGTGTACGGTCTGCCGCCGGATCCGGTGGTGCCGACGCGGCACGCGGGGTCGATGTGGAAGTACGCGGGCATGGCCGCGTCGGCGTTCGCGGCCGCCGCGGTGTCGGTCTTCTTCGGACGGGGCAGGTGATGAAGGAACAGCTCGCGGTGCCGCAGGCGGAGTTCCGGTCCTACTACGGGCGGCCGGTGCTCAAGCCGCCGGTGTGGGAGTGGAAGATCGCGGCTTACCTGTTCACCGGCGGGTTGTCGGCCGGGTCGGCGATGCTGGGTGCCGGGGCCGATCTGACCGGGCGCCCGGCGCTGCGGCGGGTGGGCCGGGCCGGGGCGCTGGGCGCGCTGGGGGCGAGCCTGTACCTGCTGGTAGCCGATCTCGGGCGGCCGGAACGGTTCCTGCACATGTTGCGGGTGGCCAAGCCGAGTTCGCCGATGAGCGTCGGCACCTGGATCCTGGTCGCCTACGGGCCGGGTGCGGGTGTGGCCGGGGTGGCGGAGATGGTGCCATCACGGTGGTGGGCGGGGCGGTTGCTGCGCCGGCTGGCCCGGCCGGGTGGGCTGGCGGCGGCGGCGATCGCGCCCGCGGTGGCCTCCTACACGTCGGTGTTGTTGTCGCAGACGGCGGTTCCGGCGTGGCAGGACGCGCACCGGCAGCTGCCGTTCGTGTTCACCGGGTCGGCCGCGGCCAGCGGCGCCGGGCTGGGACTGGTGTTCGCGCCGGTCGGGGAGGCCGGGCCCGCCCGGCGGCTGGCGGTCATCGGGGCGGCGGCCGAGGTGGCCGGGTCGAAGGTGATCGACCAGCGGCTGGGGCTGACCTCGCAGGCCTACACCACGGGCAAGGCGCACCGGCTGCGGAAGTGGTCGGAGTACCTGACGCTGGGCGGCGCCGCGGGCGCGCTGCTCGCCGCCCCACGCGGCCGTGCCGCGGCGGTGGTTTCCGGGCTGGCGCTGCTGGCGGGCAGCGTGCTGCAGCGGTTCGGGGTGTTCGAGGCCGGGGTGGCGTCCACGAAGGACCCGAAGTACGTGGTGGTGCCGCAGCGGGAACGGGTCAGCCGGGGCTGAGCATCGGGCCGAGTGCGAGGCTGTCGCCGCGGGCCAGCAGGCGCACGTCGGTCGCCGGGTGATGGCGCGCCTCGTGCAGGAAGTTCGACACCGGTGAGGTGAACTTGCCGTAGTCGTCGAAGTGGACGGGCACCACGTGGCCGGGCCTGATCAGGTCCAGCATCCGCCCGCCCTGGCGGTCGTCCATGGTGACGAGGACGCCGAGCACGCGGGTGCCGCCCAGGTGGAGCACCGCCAGGTCGATCTCGGGGTAGCGGCGGCGGATCTCGGCGAGCTCGTCGTGCATGATCGTGTCGCCGCTGACGTAGATCCGCAGCGTCGCCGCGCCGGGATGGGCGCTGAATTCCCAGATGCTGCCCATCACCGGCGGCAGGATCCGGTTCAACGGGCCGCGGGAGTGCCGGGCCGGGACCGCGGTGACGGTGAGCTTCGCCGCGCCGTCGGTGAAGGTTTCGCTGTGCCAGGTGTCCAGGGCGACGGTGGACCGGAAGCCGTGTTTGGACAGCCGGGTCGCGGCGTGACCGGTGGTCAGGATCGGCACGTCCGCGGGCAGGTCCCGGCGGGCGACGCGGTCGAAGTGGTCGCCGTGCAGGTGGGACAGCACCACCCCGTCCAGCGGGGGCAGGTCGGCGACCTGGGCGGCCGGTTCGGTTCGGCGGCGGGAGACCAGGCCCTGACCGAAGTAGGACCACTGGCCGCGGTGCAGGAAGTTCGGGTCGGTCAGGAGGGTGAACGGTCCGAGCCGGACGAGGGTGGTGGCGGTGCCGATGAAGGTGAGCGAGTCGGCGGGGAACATCGACGGTCCTTCGGCTGGGCGATCCGGTCCCTGCCCGGGCTACCCACCGCTGCCCCGATGATGCGCGGAACCGGTCAGCCCGCGGTGCGGAGCGCGGTGACGGCCAGTGTCGTCAGTGGCACCGTGAACCCGCCGCCGATCGCGTCGATCGCCGCGCCGACGCCGGTCAGCACCTCGGCCCGCTGCTGCGGCGGGAGCGGGGTCAGTCCACCGGTGGTGGACATCTGGTCGAGCCATTCGTCGCGGGAATAGGTTCGCTCGGCGTCGAAGCGCCACTGCTCCGGCTCGGCGAACGCGCCGGATTCGCGGATCTGTCCGGCGACCGTGGCGAGGCCGGCGCGGTAGGTCTCCACCGGGTCGGTGTGCGCGCCGGGGTTCACCGGGGAGCCGGGTACCACGCGCCGGATCGCCGCGCCGAGGGCTTCCATCACCTCGGGTGGCGCCTGGAAGGCGTGGGCGAACACCGCGAACCGGCCGCCGGGGCGCAGCACCCGCGCGACCTTGGCCAGGCCGGCGACCGGATCCACCCAGTGCCAGGACTGCGCGGCGATGACCGCGTCGAACGTCCGTCCGGTGGGGTCCCAGTCCTCGAACGTCGCGACCTCGGTCTCGACGCCGCTGCCGCGGGCGAACCCGGCCATGCGGGCGTCGGGTTCGACGCCGAGCACCCTGGCGCCCGCGGTCTGGAACTGGCGGGCGGCGATGCCGGTGCCGCACCCGACGTCGAGCACGTCGGTACCGGTGACGCGGTCGATCAGGGCTTGCGGGTACGGGGGCCGGGCGCGGTCGTAGAGGGCGGCGTCGGTTCCGAAGGACTCGGCCATCCGGCGGGCCTCATGCGGTAAAATGGGCATGCGCCCACGCTAATGGGCATGCGCCCACTACGTCAACGCACGGAGGTGACCGAGTGCCCACGGGGGTGCACATCCGCGACGCCCGCCGCCAGTTGTTCGACGCCGCGGAGCGGATCCTGCTGCGGGAGGGCCCGGCCGCGCTGACCAGCCGCGCGGTCACGGCCGAGGCCGGTTGCGCCAAGGGAGTGCTGCACCGGCACTTCGCCGACTTCGACGACTTCCTCGCCGAACTGGTGCGCGAACGCGTCGCACGGCTCGAAGACCAGGCCGCCGCGCTGCACGGAACGGCAGGCACCGGCAGTGTGATCGCCAACCTCACCGACGCGCTGATCGAGTTGTTCGACCCGGTCGCGGTGGGCGTCGTCGGGCTGGTCATCTTCCGGGACGAGCTGCGCGCGCGGCTGCGCCAGGCGTGGCCGGGCATCCCGGTCCTGACCGAAGCGGCCGCCATGATCGCCGCCTACCTGACCGACGAATGCGAACTGGGCCGCCTCGCCGCCGACACCGACGCCGGTTCCCTGGCCCTCGCCCTGATCGGGTCCGGTCACCTCCTCTTCGCCGACCGCGCCAGCGGGCCGCCCGGCTTCGCGGCGGTCGAGCAGGTGGTGAGCGCGGTGCTCGCGGACGTCGTGGGACGCCGGCTGTTGTGAGAGTGCCGCGACGCGGGTTCTGCGCTGCGCGCGGCTGAGGGCGCCGGCTTCGCTTCGCTACACCCCGGCGCTGGTGGTGGGCCGCGTTGCCGGGTGTGGCGTTGGTGCGTAGGGCTGCTTGCGGTGGATGGTCGACTCGCGGTCCGAAACGTGGGACTCGCCGAAGGTGCGCGTCAGCCGATCTCGCGTAGGTGGTGCTGGAAAGCGGTGTCGGCCGCCCGCAACGGCATGCCGAGTGCATGGCTGTAGGTGCGTGCCCAGGCCAGCCGCCGCTGCAGTTCCTCGCCGTCGGGCGTGTAGCGGGCGCCGGCGGCGGCGCGGTAGGTCGTCGCGGCCTGCTCGGCGGCGGTTTCGGCCTGGCGGTGGGCCTGCGCGGCCAGCCTGCGGCGGTGCTTGTCGGCGGCGGTGAGGGTTTCCTCGGCCAGCAACTGCGCCTGCGACAGCAGGGAAACGGCCAGCTCGTCGACGACCGCAGCGCCCTCCGTGGGCTCGCGCGGGCTGCGGGCCCGCAGTCGCGCCACTTCCGCACGCAGGCGCGTCGCCTCGCGGTCGCGCGCGGTGATCTCCTCGGCGACGCGACGCTGGAACGCGCGCACGTCCTCGCGGTCGAAACCGCGCCGGTACCGCCGCGCACGGCGGAACAGGCGGCCCCGCACCCGGTCGGCGGTCAGCTCGGCCCGCGGACCGGAATCCCCGTCGCCCAAGGGAAGCCGCACGCTCTGCCGACCGCGGCCGCGCACCTCGGCGTTGGTCATCACCTCGGCGACCACGGCGTAGGCGCCGGTCCAGTCCGCCGCCAGCTCCGGGGTCCACTCGTCACCCAGGAACCGTTCCAGCGTGGCCAGCAGCGCCTGGCCGACCAGCGGGTAGAACTCCGGCAGCACGCCGGACTCGCGGTGCGCCCGCCCGAGCCGCCGCAGGGAGGGGACCGCGGCGTCGAGGTCGTCCACCCGCGACACGATGTCGCCCAGCGCCGCGACGAACCGGCCCCGCTGCTCGGTCAGCGACACCTCGAACAACTCCCGCAGCGCCGGGCGCAGCAGGAACAACGTGGCGTAGAACGACAGCGCGAACTCGTCGCCGCGCTCGGCGACCGTGGACCAGCTCGCCCGGAGACGCGCGACGTCCACGGCGGTCAACGCGCCTGCCCGGTCGTGACCGGGCTTTCCCGGTCGGTGCAGGTCATCGCGCCCGTCCTTCCCTCGCCGAATGGCAGGAGCCAGGGCATGGGTCGAAGTGACGTGCGTGGCGGTGCGGGTAGCGGAGCCAGCGCACGGCCCACGGCAAGCGGCTCCGCCACTTCGACACAGACCCTAGGACGGGCCACCGGCCCAGGGAAGTGTTTTCCAGAGTGGAAAAAAGGTTTCGGAAACCACGGGAGGGCCGGTGCCGGATCGCGGGGACCCGGCACCGGCGGCGCAGGTCAGCGGCCCCGGTACCGCAGGCCGTACCCGTAGGGGAACAGCGGGTCCTGACCGTCGCCGACGTTGATCGGCTGCTGCCCGGCACTCCGCATCCACGTCACCGGCAGCTTCCCGGTCGGGTTGTAGTCACCGAAGAGCACGTCGGCCACGCCGCCGCCCTCGGTGCCCGGCAGCCACGACGCCAGCAGCGCGTCCCAGCCCGGCAGTTCCGTGGCGATGTCCAGCGGGCGGCCGGACACCAGCACGACCACGACCGGCACCCCGGAGTCCTTGAGGCGCTGCAGGGTCGCCAGATCCTCGGCGTCCAGCCCCATCCCCGCCGGCCGGTCGCCCATGAACTCGGCGTAGGGCGTCTCGCCGACCACCGCGACCGCGACGTCGTAGTTCCCGTCGATGCCGGTGCCGTCCCGGCTGTAGGTCACCGCGCTGGAGCGCGCCTTGTCGCGGATCCCTTGCAGGATCGTGGTTCCGGGCGTGATCGGGCCACTGGAACCCTGCCAGCTGATCGTCCAGCCGCCGCTCTGGTTGCCGATGTCGTCGGCGTTCTTGCCCGCCACGAAGATCTTCTGGCCGCGCTTGTCCAGTGGCAGCACGCCGCCGTCGTTCTTGAGCAGCACCTGCGATTCACGCACCGCCTGCCGGGCCAGCGCCCGGTGTGCCTGGCTGCCGACCGTGCCGGTGAGCCGCCGGTCGGTGAAGGGCCGCTCGAACAGGCCGAGCTGGAACTTCTTGGTCAGGATGCGGCGGTTGGCGTCGTCGATCCGGCTCATCGGGATACCGCCGGATTCGACCTCGGCGCGCAGGA
This is a stretch of genomic DNA from Amycolatopsis endophytica. It encodes these proteins:
- a CDS encoding TetR/AcrR family transcriptional regulator; protein product: MPTGVHIRDARRQLFDAAERILLREGPAALTSRAVTAEAGCAKGVLHRHFADFDDFLAELVRERVARLEDQAAALHGTAGTGSVIANLTDALIELFDPVAVGVVGLVIFRDELRARLRQAWPGIPVLTEAAAMIAAYLTDECELGRLAADTDAGSLALALIGSGHLLFADRASGPPGFAAVEQVVSAVLADVVGRRLL
- a CDS encoding globin domain-containing protein, encoding MDVARLRASWSTVAERGDEFALSFYATLFLLRPALRELFEVSLTEQRGRFVAALGDIVSRVDDLDAAVPSLRRLGRAHRESGVLPEFYPLVGQALLATLERFLGDEWTPELAADWTGAYAVVAEVMTNAEVRGRGRQSVRLPLGDGDSGPRAELTADRVRGRLFRRARRYRRGFDREDVRAFQRRVAEEITARDREATRLRAEVARLRARSPREPTEGAAVVDELAVSLLSQAQLLAEETLTAADKHRRRLAAQAHRQAETAAEQAATTYRAAAGARYTPDGEELQRRLAWARTYSHALGMPLRAADTAFQHHLREIG
- a CDS encoding class I SAM-dependent methyltransferase, yielding MAESFGTDAALYDRARPPYPQALIDRVTGTDVLDVGCGTGIAARQFQTAGARVLGVEPDARMAGFARGSGVETEVATFEDWDPTGRTFDAVIAAQSWHWVDPVAGLAKVARVLRPGGRFAVFAHAFQAPPEVMEALGAAIRRVVPGSPVNPGAHTDPVETYRAGLATVAGQIRESGAFAEPEQWRFDAERTYSRDEWLDQMSTTGGLTPLPPQQRAEVLTGVGAAIDAIGGGFTVPLTTLAVTALRTAG